The genomic stretch TAGATGATGAATTGAATAATCAATCACTTTTTTGTTATAAGCTAAGTTCTGAATTATTATCACAAAAAATCAGTCTGTTTACCGTGGTTTTTGAAAGGATTAAATTATTATTAGAAGATTTAGAAATTAAGAATATAAATACTTATGTCAAAACTTTTTGGTATTTTTGGTTTCCTTTGGCTTTAGATTTGGCACAAAAAAAAGAGGCTAAATCTAATTCTTTAATAGTTGGTATATTAGGAGGACAAGGCACAGGAAAAACAACTTTAACAAAAATTTTAGCTCATATTTGGCAATGTCTGGGATTAAATTCCATCGAGCTTTCTTTAGATGATTTATATAAGACTTATCAGGAAAGACAAGATTTATTAAAAGTTGATTCTCGTTTAATTTGGCGTGGGCCTCCGGGTACTCATGATGTATCATTGGGGTTAGATATTCTCGATCGATTTCAAAAACAAACATATCCTATTTTAATTCCCCGTTTTGATAAGTCTCTTTACAATGGCATGGGCGATCGAGTCGCATTTGAAAAAGTCGGTCAAGGAGATATAATTATCTTGGAAGGTTGGTTTGTGGGAATGCAACCCGTTTCAGAAACTGCTTTTATTAATCCCCCTTATCCGATTATCTCGGAAGAAGACAAACAATTTGCTTTTGATAATAATAAGAGATTGAAGAAATATCTATCTTTGTGGGAAAAGTTAGACTACTTTATGATACTCAAACCTAAAGATTACCGATATAGTCTTAAATGGCGCAAAGAAGCTGAACATAAAATGATAAAACAAGGTAAAACGGGGATGAGTGACATGGAAATTGAACAGTTTGTTCATTATTTTTGGAAGGCTTTACATCCCGAAATATATCTTCCTCCTTTGTTAAATAATTCTCAATATACTGATTTAATTATTAATATTAATACCCATCACTCGATCGAATCCGTTAAGCATTTTCATTAAAAAATTAGGAATGTTAGATACTTTTAATTAAAGGGATTAGCGGGACTTAAACTAAAAATATTAAACTATGAGTCTCAAATCGTTATAAATCAAAGATTTTACATAGATCGATAACTTTTCCTTTTATACCAAGAGTTTCAGCCGTTTTTATGACGTTTACCTAAATCTCTTACTCTGACTGTATTTGAAGCTATTTTTGCACCAAAATTTTTCAAAGTACCGTTAGTTTTTAGCTGTTAGCCTTTTTTCCATTAAAGAATAAATAATCAATTACTAATGTTGGCCAGAAATTTAACTTCACAATAGCTGATAACTAATCCCTAATTGCTAATTGCTGACTGTTAATTAAATATATAGCAATTTCCACCCTTATGAATTATGCTCAAATCTTTTAATCAGCGAAACTTTAATTTTATTTTTGTATCTCGTAACCATGAAAAAACTATAATTATTTCTCACAAATTATACAAGATTGATATATTATAAAAAAGAAACTTTAAAAAAATAGAATACCTTTTAATATTAAAAAATCTATAAAAATTAATGAAAACTTATAAAAATAAATATACATATTTGTTATTATATTTGATAACTTTTTTTATATTAGTCCCTTTATCCCAACATAATATATATATTCAAATTCTAGTTCCTTTTGGATTTTTCTTCGTTATTATTTCTGCTATTAATACTTTAAATTTTTCTAAAAAAGTCATCAAATTTTTTTTCATTTTAGCTGGATTATCTCTTTTTACAAATTTAATTAATATTTATGATGAGACTTATTTGTCAGAATTATTAGCTGTAATAACTAACATTTTTGATTGTATATTTTTAATTCTTTCTATTATTGCTATTTATCAAAAAGTTCATTTAGAGACAAATGTTAATAATGATGTAATTAGAGGAGGTATATGTATTTATATTATGCTCGGTATTCTTTGGTATTTATTTTATAAAATGATATTTTTTTTTGATATTAATGCTTTTCATTTTCCTGAATTTAGAAAGACATCAGAAAGCATAAACTTGTTGTATTTTAGTTTTGTGACTTTAACAACCGTTGGTTATGGTGATATAACTCCTGTTAATAATTTTGCGATGATATTAAGTAATTTAGAAGGATTATGCGGACAACTTTTCCCTGCTATTTCTATTGCTACCTTAGTTAGTTTATATAAAAAATAGATAACTTTATCTTAGTAATCTGATTTGATTAGGTCGAATTTAAAAGTATAATTGAAAGGTGAAAAATTATGGAAAATAATTAATGGTCAATTTCGATCGATCTATAATGAAATTTAATAATTTTCGTATTAAGAGAAAATCTTGGTTTCGTGCATTATTTAATCTCAATAGTTCAATACTTCCAGTAGTGTGGGAAAAAGCGGTTTTTTTTGGGGTACTCTCTTTCTTCGTGTGTTTTGCAAACCATTTTGGATATTCCATTGCAAAACCAGCTTTAACAGGTTTAATTCCTACTATTGTTTTAAGTTTACTCCTCGCTTTTCGCACTAATTCTGCAAACGATCGTTTTTGGGAAGGTCGCAAATTATGGGGTATGATAGTTAATACTTTAAGGAATTTAGCATGGCAAATTTGGGTAAATGTTCGAGAAATTACCCCAGATGATAAACAGCGAAAAATTCAAAACCTTAAATTATTAACAGTATTTGCTATCACCACTAAAAATCATTTACGAGGAAAAATTGGAGAGGAAGAAATAAAACCTTTTCTATCAGACTATCATTATCACCACTTAAAAACCAGTCAACATTTACCCTTACAGGTAGCCGCTTACTTAGGAGAATATTTATATAAAGAATCTCAACAAAAAAATCTCAATCAATATCAATTAAGCAGTATGCAAGAATTAATTAACATTTTAATAGATATGGTGGGAGGATGCGAACGAATTTTAAAAACACCAATTCCCTATTCCTACAGCATTCATTTACGGCAATTACTGTTCCTCTATTGTGTTTTATTACCTTTCCAGTGTGTTGACCAATTAAAATGGGGTACAATTCCTTTTGTCATAATACTAGCTTATGTATTATATGGTATAGAAGCGATCGCTCTTGAAATAGAAAATCCTTTCGGTACAGATAAAAATGATTTACCTTTAGATCAGATTTGTCAAACCGTTAACCAAAATATTCAAGATTTTATTATGAATCAAAATCGGTAAAAAATTTCTTTGACACACAGAAGACTAGAGTCAGAATGTAGCAAAAAGTGTTAGGTTTTAAAAAGATTTCAACTTTTTTCTAACAATTTATCAACATAAATGATTTAGGATTACTATCTAAACTAACCTGAGTTCGATGTTAGAAACCTTTTTATTAATAAGGGTTTAAGAGTGGTAGGTAAGCACATTTTTCCTTAACAAAAAAATTAAATAACCGTAAATAATTATCTAAAATCAATTTGACTAAATGTAATCGATTCTTACTACTATCTTCTGTCTTCTATTTCCTACCTTCATCGAAAATTTTATGTCGAACTGAGGTTAAACTATCAATTATTATTGAAATTTACTACTCGTTATTTTCTATTTACTTAAAATTTGTATATTATGAAAAAATTTTTACAACAAATTCTTGCTAGTTTTATCGGTAATTTAGCAGGATTATTTTTCTTTTTTGCCTTAAGTGGAGCTGGATTATTAATTTTTTTCTTTGCTTTATTACTATCAGGTAATACACCAAAAATTGAAAATCAATCTGCTTTAGTTTTCAATCTTAATACTCAAATTAGTGATTCTCAGTCCGAGAGTAATTTATCATCTTTAATTAGTAGTAATAATACCCAAACTTTAACCCTAAGAGAGATTACTTTAGCTATTAATACCGCCGCAAAAGATAATCGAATTACTACCTTATTTTTAGATGGTAGTCAGGGAAATATTACCACTGGATATGCTAGTTTAACAGAGATTAGAACAGCATTAGAAAATTTTAAAGCTAGTGGAAAAAAAATTATTGCTTATAATGTTTCTACAGGGGAAACAGATTACTTTTTAACCTCTATTGCTGACGAAATTAATCTTAATCCTATAGGCGGAATGGAGATGAATGGTTTTGCTAGTTCGCAATTATTTTTTGCTTCTGGTTTAGAAAAATATGGAATCGGTTCACAAATAATTAGGGTTGGTAAATATAAGTCAGCAGTTGAACCTTTTACTCGTAATGATTTTAGTCCAGAAAGTGAAATTCAAACCTCAGAATTATTAGATGATTTATGGGATTCTTACTTGGAAGTTATAACTAAAAATCGTCCTCTCAAAACAGGAGAAATTAATAATATTGCTGATAATAAAGGTATTTTACAACCTGAAGAAGCTAAAGATTTAAAATTAGTTGATCAATTGATTTATGAAGATCAAATTATCGATCGACTCAAAACTATTACTAATAGTAAAGATGAAGATACTTTTCATCAAGTCACCATCCGAGATTATTTAACTGCCAATACATCTTCTGATACTCCTCAAAATAACAAAATTGCTATTCTATATGTGGAAGGTTCGATCGTTGATGGAGAAGGTAGAATTAGAGAAGTTGGTAGTAATCGTTTTGTCAATGAAATTAGAAAAATACGTCAAGATAAAAATATCAAAGGAGTTGTTGTTAGAATCAATAGCCCCGGAGGAAGCGCCGTTGCTTCAGAGTTAATTTTACGAGAATTACAATTAACTGCATCCGAAAAACCTTTAGTCATATCTATGGGAGATGTTGCGGCTTCTGGAGGTTATTGGATAGCTACGGCAGGGGAAAGAATTTTTGCTAGTAATAATACTATTACAGGCTCGATCGGGGTTTTTGGATTATTATTTAATATAGAAAATATTGCTAATCAAAATGGTATTAGTAATGATGTAATAAAAACTAATCAATTTGCTGATTTAGGCAACACATTTAAACCAAAAACTGAACCAGAATTAGCGATTTTTCAACAAGGAGTAGAAAAAATTTATGAATTGTTTTTAGAACGAGTTTCTCTCTCCAGAAACTTACCTGTTTCAAAAGTAGTGGATATTGCACAAGGTCGAGTTTGGTCTGGAAAATCTGCCCAAAAAATAGGCTTAGTTGATGAAATTGGAGGATTAGATGCGTCTATTCAATATCTAAATGAAAAACTCCAATTAAATGATAATTATGACATCGTATCTTATCCTGAAAGTAGAACTTGGGAAATAGAATTAATTAACCGATTAAATAATACTAAATTAGCAAATAATTTAACAGATAAAGAAATTTTAACTAAAATTATATGGGAATTAAATACAGAATTAAATCTTAAAGATATTTTACAAAATCCCCATCAAGTTTATAGTATTTTGCCTTATAAATTAAATATAAAATAATTAGTATATTTTACTTTAGTAAGTACTTATAAATAATTACTGGGGATTCAAACTTATTTTCTAAATGTTTCCTGTCTCAAACCATTAAAAATTTGAGAAAGCATGATGAAAAATAATTTTAAGTTAATTTTATGATCGAGAGATTTAAAAAATATAGCAAACCTCAAACTAATGAGATACATTTCTAGCCTCCTAAATCCCTAGAATTGGAGGACTTAAATTTTAAATTTGTACCTTGTAATTATGAGAAATGCTATATATTTTTAAAGTGGTAATTAATCATAAATGTTTAATAAATATTTATAAATAAAAGTTATCCTATTACTTCCTTTTTTTATTTATGTAAGTTGTGAACAATATTTCATAAATTGAGACATAAAGAGTTAATTTTGTGAGCAAATTGTTTATCACTAAAATCTCAACGGAAAAGATAGAGTTAAACAAGAATTGGGTAGAATAAAACTAGAAAAAGTTTACGAAGTAAATAGGTTATATACCCTATGCTGAAAAAACTACATCGGCTTCGTTTATGGTTACTCACAAAGACTTCCTCTGACGGTTTTACCCTAATAGAATTACTGATTGTCGTCATGATCTTTTAGGTATTTTATCGGCGATCGCAGTTCCCAATCTATTAGCTCAAATCGGAAAAGCAAGAGAAACAGAAGCACGTATTCTTTTGTCAACGATGAACCGCACTCAACAGGCTTATTTTATGGAAAAGGGTACATTCGCCAGTAATAGCGGTACTTAGACAAAACAATAACAACAATTAAGCTATAATTTTTACATCATATTGCTTTTAGGTCAAAATGAAAGAAATTACTTCTTCATCAATGCCCCCATGTTTCAATCGCTGGTGTGAAAAAATAGACCCAGTCTTAAAAACAAAGGCACAAAAACGAGAGTTTAGAAATTATTTGGGCGGTTTATTAGGAGATTCTCAAAGAAAAAATATAACTCAAATTGCCCATAATAATCTTGATATTACTTATCATAAATTACACCATTTCTTAACAGAGTCCACTTGGAATTATGATGAGGTAAATGATAAAAGATTAGAAATTATTGCATCCTGTCGTCAAACAAAAATTAGTCGATGTTTCTCCTTAATTATAGACGATTCAGGTCATCGTAAAAGTGGAAACTTTACTGACTGTGTGGGAAGACAATATATTGGTGAAATTGGCAAAACTGATAATGGTAATGTTATAGTCACTACTCACATTTATGATGGTGTGAGAAGTTTTCCTTTAGACGTTGAATTATATGAAAAAGCCGAAAATTTCCCTGAAGGAAAAGACGCTCCACAATTTCAGAAAAAACCAGACATTGCCTTTAATTTAATTGAAAAATGTTTAAATCGAAATTATTGTCCCCAAATAATTTTAATGGATGGTGGTTATGGAAACAATACTAATTTATTAGGCAAACTAGAAAAAAAGAATTTAAAATATATAGGAATTATTGCTAAAAATAGATTAGTAAAATTGGTAAAACAAGATTTTATCGAGTCTGAAAAAACCATAGCTGAAATAGCAAAATCATTACCCCAAGATAGTTTTGAAAAAATAAGAATAGGAAAAAATCGAGAAAAAACTCTTTGGGTAGCAACGATAAATATTGAATTATCAGCTTTGTCGGGAATAAAAACTGTAGCTATCGTCATGAATGCAGATACTTTTGAAAATTCCACAGATATTGATTATTTAATGACTAATGAAATAGGAGAAAAAGTGTGTGGAAATTGGATAGTAGAAACTTATACACAAAGAAATTGGATAGAAGTATTTTACCGTGAAATCAAGGGATGGTTAGGGTTATCACAATACCAAGTGAGAAATAAAAGAAGTTTAATGAGACATTTTATCTTGGTATTTTGTGCCTACACTTTTATTCAATGGCATCGTTTGACAGGAGGTTTAAGAAGACAATGGGGGAATAAACCGTTAAATACTTTTGCTGAGGCATTGGAAGCGTTTCGTAATGCTGTGTCTTTTCGCTTTTTTCAATGGTTAAAAGACAATGTGGAAGTATTTAGTTTATATAAAGCTAGTTTAGGGTTTATTTGGGCATAATTTTTGTCTAAGTACCGATAGAAGTATTTTACCGTGAAATCAAGGGATGGCTAGGTTTATCACAATACCAAGTGAGAAATAAAAGAAGTTTAATGAGACATTTTATATTGGTATTTTGTGCCTATACTTTTATTCAATGGCATCGTTTGACAGGGGGATTGAGAAGGCAGTGGGGAAATAAACCGTTAAATACTTTTGCAGAGGCATTGGAAGCGTTTCGTACAGCAGTGTCTTTTCGCTTTTTTCAATGGTTGAAGGATAATGTGGAAGTATTTAGCTTATATAAAGCCAGTTTAGGGTTTATTTGGGCATAATTTTTGTC from Geminocystis sp. NIES-3709 encodes the following:
- a CDS encoding bestrophin family protein; this encodes MKFNNFRIKRKSWFRALFNLNSSILPVVWEKAVFFGVLSFFVCFANHFGYSIAKPALTGLIPTIVLSLLLAFRTNSANDRFWEGRKLWGMIVNTLRNLAWQIWVNVREITPDDKQRKIQNLKLLTVFAITTKNHLRGKIGEEEIKPFLSDYHYHHLKTSQHLPLQVAAYLGEYLYKESQQKNLNQYQLSSMQELINILIDMVGGCERILKTPIPYSYSIHLRQLLFLYCVLLPFQCVDQLKWGTIPFVIILAYVLYGIEAIALEIENPFGTDKNDLPLDQICQTVNQNIQDFIMNQNR
- a CDS encoding prepilin-type N-terminal cleavage/methylation domain-containing protein, translated to MLKKLHRLRLWLLTKTSSDGFTLIELLIVVMIF
- a CDS encoding ion channel, with translation MITFFILVPLSQHNIYIQILVPFGFFFVIISAINTLNFSKKVIKFFFILAGLSLFTNLINIYDETYLSELLAVITNIFDCIFLILSIIAIYQKVHLETNVNNDVIRGGICIYIMLGILWYLFYKMIFFFDINAFHFPEFRKTSESINLLYFSFVTLTTVGYGDITPVNNFAMILSNLEGLCGQLFPAISIATLVSLYKK
- a CDS encoding glycerate kinase yields the protein MKNNQLLQLLIDDELNNQSLFCYKLSSELLSQKISLFTVVFERIKLLLEDLEIKNINTYVKTFWYFWFPLALDLAQKKEAKSNSLIVGILGGQGTGKTTLTKILAHIWQCLGLNSIELSLDDLYKTYQERQDLLKVDSRLIWRGPPGTHDVSLGLDILDRFQKQTYPILIPRFDKSLYNGMGDRVAFEKVGQGDIIILEGWFVGMQPVSETAFINPPYPIISEEDKQFAFDNNKRLKKYLSLWEKLDYFMILKPKDYRYSLKWRKEAEHKMIKQGKTGMSDMEIEQFVHYFWKALHPEIYLPPLLNNSQYTDLIININTHHSIESVKHFH
- a CDS encoding IS701 family transposase encodes the protein MKEITSSSMPPCFNRWCEKIDPVLKTKAQKREFRNYLGGLLGDSQRKNITQIAHNNLDITYHKLHHFLTESTWNYDEVNDKRLEIIASCRQTKISRCFSLIIDDSGHRKSGNFTDCVGRQYIGEIGKTDNGNVIVTTHIYDGVRSFPLDVELYEKAENFPEGKDAPQFQKKPDIAFNLIEKCLNRNYCPQIILMDGGYGNNTNLLGKLEKKNLKYIGIIAKNRLVKLVKQDFIESEKTIAEIAKSLPQDSFEKIRIGKNREKTLWVATINIELSALSGIKTVAIVMNADTFENSTDIDYLMTNEIGEKVCGNWIVETYTQRNWIEVFYREIKGWLGLSQYQVRNKRSLMRHFILVFCAYTFIQWHRLTGGLRRQWGNKPLNTFAEALEAFRNAVSFRFFQWLKDNVEVFSLYKASLGFIWA
- the sppA gene encoding signal peptide peptidase SppA; translation: MKKFLQQILASFIGNLAGLFFFFALSGAGLLIFFFALLLSGNTPKIENQSALVFNLNTQISDSQSESNLSSLISSNNTQTLTLREITLAINTAAKDNRITTLFLDGSQGNITTGYASLTEIRTALENFKASGKKIIAYNVSTGETDYFLTSIADEINLNPIGGMEMNGFASSQLFFASGLEKYGIGSQIIRVGKYKSAVEPFTRNDFSPESEIQTSELLDDLWDSYLEVITKNRPLKTGEINNIADNKGILQPEEAKDLKLVDQLIYEDQIIDRLKTITNSKDEDTFHQVTIRDYLTANTSSDTPQNNKIAILYVEGSIVDGEGRIREVGSNRFVNEIRKIRQDKNIKGVVVRINSPGGSAVASELILRELQLTASEKPLVISMGDVAASGGYWIATAGERIFASNNTITGSIGVFGLLFNIENIANQNGISNDVIKTNQFADLGNTFKPKTEPELAIFQQGVEKIYELFLERVSLSRNLPVSKVVDIAQGRVWSGKSAQKIGLVDEIGGLDASIQYLNEKLQLNDNYDIVSYPESRTWEIELINRLNNTKLANNLTDKEILTKIIWELNTELNLKDILQNPHQVYSILPYKLNIK